From the genome of Bacteroidota bacterium:
ACAATGGTAAATGTGTGGTGAAATCCGGCTCTTATTCTGATCTCAACCCGATGCGTGAAGCATTGTGTGACCGTGGTCTTTCAGCCGTGATCAAATAATTTCGAATTAATTTGTTCCGTCCCGCTTCATCAGAAAACTGATGTTGGTAGGGTTTTTGTTTTTACAGTGTACTTAAGCCAAACAAATGAAAAAGAAACTTCTTTCCTCTGTCTTTCTTGTGCTTTTCCTGTTCTCCTGCAGTAAAGTTCCGATCACAAAAAGGAAGCAAATGAATTTATTACCTGAGAGTGAATTGATGTCGATGAGCCTCAGCAATTACAAAGATTTCCTCAATCAACATCCTGCCGTCAATGGAACCGCGGATGCGAACATGGTGAAGAATGTAGGAGCAAAAATCTCAGCTGCCGTAACGCGTTACATGAATCAAAACGGTTATGCAAAAAGAGTTGCCGGTTATAAATGGGAATTCAATCTCGTAAATTCTCAGGAAGTGAATGCATGGTGTATGCCCGGCGGGAAAGTTGTCGTATATAGTGGATTACTTCCCGTTACGCAGGACGAATCGAGTCTGGCCATTGTCATGGGTCATGAAATCGCCCATGCTGTTGCGCGACATGGTAATGAGCGGATGAGCCAGATGATGGTTTCTACTTTGGGCGGAATGGCGCTTGATGTGGCATTGTCCCAAAAAAGCGCGGAGACCAGGAATATTTTTATGACAGCCTACGGAGCAGGTTCTGTATTAGGAACACTTGCATATTCACGGACACACGAAACAGAAGCCGATAAACTCGGATTGATTTTCGCCGCGATGGCAGGTTATGATCCTCAGAAGTCGATCACATTTTGGGAACGGATGGCCTCAAAAGGAGGAGCAAAACCACCGGAACTGTTGAGTACACATCCAAGTGATCAAACCCGGATTAAAAATCTTAGAGAATTCATGCCCACCGCTTTAAAGTATTATCATCCGGGAACAAACTGAAAGAATTTGCAGAATTGATTTTTAATCTATCTTTGCGCCCTCAAAATCTATTTCAGGACCCATAGCTTAATTGGATAGAGCATCTGACTACGGATCAGAAGGTTGGGGGTTCGACTCCCTCTGGGTCCACTTTTGAAAAGCGTTAACACCTGATTGTCAAAAAGATAGTCGGGTGTTTTTTTTTTGAATGGACCGCTACGGGACCAAAACCGCACCTGTCCTTTTTTAAAGACCCCTCTGAAGATACTTTGTGTGTTCAAAATCTAACCGATGAGAACACTAAAGAAACAAGCTCGAAAAAAGAAAGGACGATCAAAGATTACCATTCAACAAATAGTTGATGGAATAAAGTTTCTGTCTGAGGGTATTGGTAATGCAATAACGATCCACAAGCTCTTTTCATGGCTTACGTGGGTTATTACCGGACCAGACGATTTGAATATTTTATTTTTCAAATTGGTTTACTCCCTGAGTTATTTGTTGGAAAAATACGTGAATGAATTAATCGGTGGTTTTAGATAAA
Proteins encoded in this window:
- a CDS encoding M48 family metallopeptidase, with product MKKKLLSSVFLVLFLFSCSKVPITKRKQMNLLPESELMSMSLSNYKDFLNQHPAVNGTADANMVKNVGAKISAAVTRYMNQNGYAKRVAGYKWEFNLVNSQEVNAWCMPGGKVVVYSGLLPVTQDESSLAIVMGHEIAHAVARHGNERMSQMMVSTLGGMALDVALSQKSAETRNIFMTAYGAGSVLGTLAYSRTHETEADKLGLIFAAMAGYDPQKSITFWERMASKGGAKPPELLSTHPSDQTRIKNLREFMPTALKYYHPGTN